CGACACACAGGTCTGGATGAGTACGCCGTCGCCGGGCACCGCCGTGGTGACGGTGCCGTTGCGCAGGTCCCGGACCGCGCCCTGCCGCAGCGGCAGCACGCAGCCGTAGCAGATGCCCATCCGGCAGCCGGAGGGCATCAGCACGCCGGCGGACTCCCCGGCGTCGAGGATCGGGGTGGCGCCGTCGGCCCGCAGGGTCACCGCCGCCCGGGTGAAGGTGACCTCGCCGCCGGCACCGGGGGTGACGACGGTGGGTCGGAAGCGTTCGGTGTGCAGCCGCTCGGCGCGCTGCCGGGCCGTCCAGTGCGCCTCGACGGCGTCCAGCAGGCCGACCGGGCCACACGCCCAGGTCTGCCGGTCCAGGTGGTCTCCGACCAGCTCGTCGAGCTGGTCGACGGTCAGCGGACCGGCGGTGTCGGTGTGCCGTTCGTGCAGCCGGATGGCTCCCCGCGCCGCGAGGTCCCGCAGCTCGGCGGCGAAGATCACGTCGTCGGGGGTGGGTGCGGAGTGGATCAGCACCACGTCGGCGGCCCGGTGGACCCCGGCACGCAGCATCGCCATCACCGGGGTGATGCCGCTGCCCGCGGTGACGAAGAGGACCCGCTCCGGGACGGGCCGGGGCAGCACGAAGTCACCCTGGGCCTGGTCGAGCTGGACGATCGTGCCCGGCTGGATCCGGCGTACCAGGTGGTTGCTGACCACGCCGTCGGGAATGGCCTTGACGGTGACCGAGATGGGCGCGCCCGGCCGTCCGGGCACCGAGGTGACCGAGTACGCCCGCCACTGGCGCACCCCGTCGACGTCGACACCGAGGCGGACGTACTGGCCGGGGGTGTGGCCCCGCCAGCCCCGGCCGGGCTGGATGGTCAGGGTGGCGGCGTCGCGGGTCTGGGGTTGCACGGCGAGGATCCGGCCGCGCAGCGCCGCGCCGGAGCGCAGCGGGTCGATCAGGTCGAGGTAGTCCTCCGGCAGCAGCGGCGTCGTCACCGTCTCGGCGAGCCGCATCAGCCGGTCCCGCAGCGAGGCCTTCCGGGGCGGGCGCGTCGCGATCGAGGTCATATCCCCAGAGTGACTACCCCGGCGGATAAAATCTTGACCTGACGGTGTGAATGACTCCTGCGTTATTGTTCACTGGGAACAAAGCAGGGAGGCTCCCCCATGTCAGACGACTTCCCGGCCGGCCCGCTGCCCGCCCGGTTCGGCCTCGACGAACAGGCCAGCCGGGCCCTGCGTGACCAACTGCCCGCGCTCGCCGAACGCACGGTCACCCGGATCACCGCCGAGGTGCCGAGCTACTCGGGCACCCTCACCGGGCAGATGCGGGAGAAGATCGAGAACGCGGTGCAGATCGCCCTCGGCACCTTCCTCAACCTGATGGAACGGTCCCAGGGTATCGACCCGAGCACCCCGCTGACCCACGCCCTGGCAGCGGCGTACGCGCTGGGCAGTGGGGAGGCCCGCGCCGGTCGGAGCATGGACGCGCTGCTGGCGGCGTACCGGGTGGGCGCCCGGGTGGCCTGGCGGGAGATGTCCACCACCACCGTGCGGGGCGGGCTGCCCGCCGCCACCGTCGCCGAGTTCGCCGAGCTGATGTTCGCCTACATCGACGAGCTCTCCGCCGCCAGCGTGGCCGGGCACGCCGACGAGCTGGCCAGTGCCGGCCAGGCCCGCCGGCGCAACCTGGAACGCCTGACCCACCTGCTGCTGGCCGGCGAGGCCGAGGAGGCCCTGCGCGGCCGGGCCGACCGGGCCGACTGGCCGGTGCCACAGACCCTGACCGCGGTGCTGCTGCCCCGCAGCACCGTCCGGGGCGCCCTGGCCCGGCTGGACCCGCACACCCTGGACAGCGCCGAGGACCTGCCGGGCGTGGAGGCCACCGAGGAGCTGTCCGTGCTGCTCGTGCCGGACATGCACGCCGCCCGCCGGGCGCACCTGCTGCGGACCCTGCACGGCCTGCGGGCGGTGGTCGGCCCGGCCCGGCCCTGGCACCGGGCCGCCTTCTCCTACCGGCGGGCGCTGCGGGCGCGCCAGGTCGGCCTCGGCGAGGGAGGCGACGATCCGGTCGACACCGAACGGCACCTCGCCGAGCTGCTCCTCGGCGCGGACCCGGAGAGCCTGGCCGACCTGCGCGCCCAGGCGTTGGCTCCGCTGTCGGACCTGCCGCCGGCCACCGCGCACCGGCTCGCCGAGACGTTACGTTCCTGGCTGCTGCACCAGGGCCGCCGCGACCAGGTGGCCGCCGACCTGTTCGTGCACCCGCAGACCGTGCGGTACCGGATGGGCCGGCTGCGGGAGCGCTACGCCGACCGCCTCGACGACCCGGCCGCCGTCCTGGACCTGACCGTGGCGTTGGCCTTCCTCCCGCCGCCGCCCGGCCCGGACCGGCCCGACCCCGCCCCGCAGGACTGACCGTCACCGCCGGTCCTGCCGGCTGCCCGTACCGGCCAGCCAGATGCCGGCCAGGATCGCCACCGCGGACACCCCGAGCCCGACGAGCCGGATCCCACCCAGCGACACGGTCTCCTGGAAGGCGGTCACCCCGACCACGACGCTGACCACCGGATCGGTGAGGGTCAGCGCGGTCAGCGGCGCGGCGAGCCGGCCGCTCTGGAAGGCGTTCTGGTTGAGCAGCAGACCGAGCAGGGCCACCAGCGCCAGGGCCGCGAACCGCCAGTCCAGCAGCACCGGCACCAGATCGCCCTGGTACCGGCCGACGACCGCCTTGGCCAGGGCGGCCGCCACGCTGTAGGCGATCCCGCAGGCCACCCCGAGCACCGCGCCCCGCACCGCCCCCCGCAGCCGGACCGAGAGCAGCACACAACCCGCCACGGCCACGCCGGCACCCACCCCGACCCAGACCCAACTCGACAGGGACGGGTCGGTGACGCCGGCCCGCGCGTCGGAGACCACCAGGAAGGCGGCCAGTCCGGTCGCGCCGACCCCGATGGCCATCGCGTCCCGGCGCAGCACCCGCCGCCGGTCGAGCACCGCCTCGATCAGGATCGCCATGAACAGCCCGCTGGCCAGCACGGGTTGGACCAGCACCAGGGGGCCGAAGCGCAGCGCGGTGGCGTGCAGGGCCGCCCCGGCGGTGTCCGGCAGCCAACCGGAGAGCCACAACCGGTTGCGGAACAGCCGTACCAGCAGTCGGGGGTCCAACGCGGCATGCGGGCGTTCCCGCTTCGCCGCCCGCTGGTGCACGGCGGCGGAGAGCCCGTAGCAGAAGGCGGTGGCGAAGGAGAGCAGGACGGCGAGCAGCATGGGCGGCCGTCAGGCCCACCGCGGCAGCGGCCGGGGGGCGGCCACCGGCGTCGTCGGTGCCAGCCCCTCGACCACGGCGGCCACGTCCACCCCGGCCGGCGGGACGGCGGCGGGTTCACCCGCCCCGGTGAGCAGGTCGGTCAGGGCCGGCCCCAACCGCGCGGTGGAGTCGACGTACGTGGTCAACCCGCAGCGGGTGAGGATCTCGGCGTTGGCCCGGCCGTGCCCCGGCAGCGGCCGGTAGGTGACCGTGGGCAGGCCGGAGGCGAGGGACTCCTGGCAGGTCAGCCCGCCGGCGTTCTCCACGATCACGTCGACCGCGCGCATCAGGGCGGGCATGTCCGCCACCCAACCGAGGACGTGCCCGGGAAAGTCCCGCAGCCGGCGGCGCAGCCGCTCGTTGTGACCGCAGACCACCACCGGCTGGACCCCGTCGGTGGCGAGCACCTCGCGGGCGGTCCGGACCACGTCCCCGGCGCCCCAGGCGCCCGCCACGATCAGGGCCAGCCGGGCCCGCTGCGGCAACCCGAACCGGTCCCGGGCGGCGGCCCGACTCAACCCGGCCGCGTCGGTGAACCGCCGGGAGATCAGCGGCCCCACCACCCGGACCGCCCGCGCCCCGTTGGCGTCCGCGGTGTCCCGGGCCGCGTCGTGGACCACGCAGTACAGGTCGACCCCCGGGCTGATCCAGGAGGGATGGACCGCGAAGTCCGTCACGTACGCGACGACCGGGACGGTGATCCGCCGG
Above is a window of Micromonospora yangpuensis DNA encoding:
- a CDS encoding ferredoxin reductase; this translates as MTSIATRPPRKASLRDRLMRLAETVTTPLLPEDYLDLIDPLRSGAALRGRILAVQPQTRDAATLTIQPGRGWRGHTPGQYVRLGVDVDGVRQWRAYSVTSVPGRPGAPISVTVKAIPDGVVSNHLVRRIQPGTIVQLDQAQGDFVLPRPVPERVLFVTAGSGITPVMAMLRAGVHRAADVVLIHSAPTPDDVIFAAELRDLAARGAIRLHERHTDTAGPLTVDQLDELVGDHLDRQTWACGPVGLLDAVEAHWTARQRAERLHTERFRPTVVTPGAGGEVTFTRAAVTLRADGATPILDAGESAGVLMPSGCRMGICYGCVLPLRQGAVRDLRNGTVTTAVPGDGVLIQTCVSAAAGACDIDL
- a CDS encoding PucR family transcriptional regulator, translated to MSDDFPAGPLPARFGLDEQASRALRDQLPALAERTVTRITAEVPSYSGTLTGQMREKIENAVQIALGTFLNLMERSQGIDPSTPLTHALAAAYALGSGEARAGRSMDALLAAYRVGARVAWREMSTTTVRGGLPAATVAEFAELMFAYIDELSAASVAGHADELASAGQARRRNLERLTHLLLAGEAEEALRGRADRADWPVPQTLTAVLLPRSTVRGALARLDPHTLDSAEDLPGVEATEELSVLLVPDMHAARRAHLLRTLHGLRAVVGPARPWHRAAFSYRRALRARQVGLGEGGDDPVDTERHLAELLLGADPESLADLRAQALAPLSDLPPATAHRLAETLRSWLLHQGRRDQVAADLFVHPQTVRYRMGRLRERYADRLDDPAAVLDLTVALAFLPPPPGPDRPDPAPQD
- a CDS encoding DMT family transporter, giving the protein MLLAVLLSFATAFCYGLSAAVHQRAAKRERPHAALDPRLLVRLFRNRLWLSGWLPDTAGAALHATALRFGPLVLVQPVLASGLFMAILIEAVLDRRRVLRRDAMAIGVGATGLAAFLVVSDARAGVTDPSLSSWVWVGVGAGVAVAGCVLLSVRLRGAVRGAVLGVACGIAYSVAAALAKAVVGRYQGDLVPVLLDWRFAALALVALLGLLLNQNAFQSGRLAAPLTALTLTDPVVSVVVGVTAFQETVSLGGIRLVGLGVSAVAILAGIWLAGTGSRQDRR
- a CDS encoding MGDG synthase family glycosyltransferase, whose protein sequence is MRGRGGNEHVDHRIVVVSADIGAGHDAAAGELARRLRARGFTVDRVNFLATLPGPLDRLVRQTYWGMLRWLPWSYQALFTVTSRSPVALALIRAALRPAYRRMLAHLPPDTRAVVTTFPFANQLLGPLREDRRITVPVVAYVTDFAVHPSWISPGVDLYCVVHDAARDTADANGARAVRVVGPLISRRFTDAAGLSRAAARDRFGLPQRARLALIVAGAWGAGDVVRTAREVLATDGVQPVVVCGHNERLRRRLRDFPGHVLGWVADMPALMRAVDVIVENAGGLTCQESLASGLPTVTYRPLPGHGRANAEILTRCGLTTYVDSTARLGPALTDLLTGAGEPAAVPPAGVDVAAVVEGLAPTTPVAAPRPLPRWA